One Rosa chinensis cultivar Old Blush chromosome 5, RchiOBHm-V2, whole genome shotgun sequence genomic region harbors:
- the LOC112164692 gene encoding probable amino acid permease 7 — translation MGREEAEQHDQQSPLLLGFPSTMETSESIKRTGTIWSAMAHIITGVIGAGVLSLAWSVAQLGWIAGPLLMIVFALVTIVSNNILSDCYRYPDPNSPTRNRSYLEAVKLYLGEKLQTVSAVFVHESLYGCGIAYTITAAGSVKAILKSNCYHKEGHQASCTYGDTLYMLIFGAVQIVVSQIPDFHNMKWLSVIAAIMSFAYSFIGLGLGFAKVIENGSIKGSLSGIAASSFADKLWLIFQALGDIAFAYPYSIIVFEIQDTLKSPPAENQTMKRASVIAIFVTTIFYLCCGCFGYAAFGDDTPGNLLTGFGFYEPYWLIDFANACIVLHLVGGYQIFSQPVFAVAERWFSKKYPNSAFVNNFYGFKIPMFPRFQVNPFRLCFRTVYVISTTIIAILFPYFNQVLGVLGALNFWPLTIYFPVQMYFVQKKIGTWTKKWILLQAFSFVCFLVTVVGVVGSVEGLISAKLS, via the exons ATGGGTCGGGAAGAAGCAGAACAACATGATCAGCAGTCACCATTGCTCCTTGGCTTTCCTTCAACAATGGAAACCAGTGAATCTATCAAAAGAACTG GGACCATATGGTCGGCAATGGCACATATAATAACAGGTGTGATAGGGGCAGGGGTGTTATCCCTGGCCTGGAGTGTGGCTCAGCTAGGGTGGATTGCCGGTCCATTGCTGATGATAGTCTTTGCTTTGGTCACCATTGTCTCCAACAACATCCTCTCCGACTGCTACAGATACCCAGATCCAAATTCCCCGACCCGAAACAGGTCCTATTTGGAAGCTGTGAAGTTGTACTTAG GAGAAAAGCTGCAAACAGTGTCTGCCGTATTTGTACATGAGAGCTTGTATGGCTGTGGAATTGCCTATACGATTACAGCTGCTGGCAGTGTCAA AGCGATTCTGAAGTCAAACTGTTATCACAAGGAAGGGCATCAGGCTTCATGTACATATGGGGATACTCTGTATATGCTGATATTTGGAGCCGTACAGATTGTTGTGTCACAAATACCAGATTTCCATAACATGAAATGGCTATCGGTTATTGCAGCAATCATGTCCTTTGCTTACTCTTTTATTGGACTTGGCCTCGGCTTTGCCAAAGTAATAG AAAATGGGAGTATTAAAGGGAGCTTGTCAGGAATTGCAGCCTCTAGTTTTGCTGATAAATTATGGTTAATCTTCCAAGCACTTGGGGACATTGCTTTTGCCTATCCATACTCTATTATTGTTTTTGAGATTCAG GATACGTTAAAGTCCCCTCCAGCGGAAAATCAAACAATGAAGAGGGCCTCTGTGATTGCCATCTTTGTCACAACCATATTCTACCTCTGCTGCGGTTGCTTTGGATATGCAGCCTTTGGGGATGACACGCCGGGGAATCTCTTGACTGGATTTGGGTTTTATGAGCCTTACTGGCTCATTGATTTTGCTAATGCTTGCATAGTTCTTCATTTGGTTGGAGGATATCag ATCTTTAGTCAGCCAGTATTTGCAGTTGCTGAGAGATGGTTTAGCAAGAAGTATCCAAACAGTGCATTTGTGAACAACTTTTACGGCTTCAAAATCCCAATGTTTCCGAGATTTCAAGTGAATCCCTTCAGGCTATGTTTCCGGACTGTTTATGTCATTTCAACTACAATAATCGCAATCCTCTTTCCTTATTTCAACCAAGTTTTGGGAGTGCTAGGCGCCTTGAACTTTTGGCCTTTGACTATATATTTTCCTGTACAGATGTACTTTGTACAAAAGAAAATTGGGACATGGACCAAGAAATGGATACTATTACAGGCATTCAGTTTTGTTTGCTTTCTTGTGACAGTTGTTGGTGTCGTTGGATCAGTTGAAGGACTTATAAGTGCCAAACTTAGCTAG